The nucleotide sequence ACTGGGCGGACTTCCCCCCTTACCTCTTCAGCTAAATCAGACAAGCACCTGTCAGAATTTGAAAACCTCTTCTTTTTCGAACTAGATAAGCTAAGCGAAGAAGATAAGCAGAAGGCTTTAGAGCATGTGAGGTACTTGCGGTATTTAGCGGAGCAACAGAAATGACAACGAGACGAGCTACTTATTAGCCGTCTCGTTTTTTAGAACTGGAAGGTATGGGGAACGTTACCATTAAACTATTTCAATTATATTCATATTTACAAAAAAACGACGAACATACTAATCATATGTTCGTCGTTTTTTTAAAACTTAAAGTACGTTTCATGACCATTCCTATGATTATCTACTATTTTCCTAAATTCATCTATTTTCCCATTTTGGGAGTATGTTTCTTTTAAAACTTCAAAAAGCGAAAAGTTATAGTTTGAGAGTGCATTCTCGGATATTTTTAACAATAAATCACTGTTGAGAGTATAATTAAATTTTTTGCAAATTCTCAAGAACAATTCAGGGTCTTCATCTAGAACCATTTGGCCAATATTATTATTACCAAATAACTCCAATACTTCTTCGGACTTGTCTAGATTGAGTAATATATAAAGTTTCTTCCGTGTTAATTCAGAATTCAAATCAAAAAGGTGTTCACAATCCTTTATAAGATTGTAAGCAATTGAAAATTCTCCTTTTTCCATATAAATGTCAACCATTTTAACTACTATTTCTTTCCGATTTGTAAGTTCATTAAATAATTGGTGGTACAATTCGAGGGCTTTATCATTTTCTTGATACATATGATATGTATTGGCTAACCGTAGCTTCACATCTAGATAATCTTGTGTTCTTTTAGTAAGGTAGTGTTCTATAATTTTTAGGTTAAATCTTGGTTTTGTCCAATTTCTATTGTCCATTTTCATAAAAATACTTTTATATCGTAATAACATTCGATCGTTTTGAATACCAAAATAATCGTACAATTTATGAAATGCCAATAATATTTTTTCTCTACTCTCATTTCTTAGAACATAAAAATCAATAAGTTTTTCTAGACTTAGTCTATGAGGAAACACCTCAATTATTTCTTCTAGTTCCTTTTGAATTAATTCAGGTTCCTCTAATAAACGCTCACCTGATGTGATTTGATCTAAAATACTACCTAACTTTTCTTCAATAATATTTTCAGAAATCGTTTTTGAGAACAATCTTAAATAGTCCTTTAATAATGGTATTTCTTGATCCATAACGTGTTCAGTAAGTAATAACGTTTCCGCTAGTTCTATTTCTCTTTCAGAATGAAGAATACCAATATCCTCTTCCCTTACTACTGTTTCATTATCGTTAAGGTAATTACAAACATTCTTAATTAATTCCTTTTCTTTTAGCTCGTTAGTTAAAGGTATTCTTGTTAATGTAAATAAAACTTGAACTGGTTCCTGCCAAGTAAAGCGTTCAGCTTTTGATATCCCCTTTATTATTTGTTTTGCCCCGTCAAGATTTTCCAAATTATTAGCTGATAGAAAAACGACTTTGTCTGCAAGTAATGAGGTACACAAACTACTTATTTCTGTTACTCCAGTTCTTGAATCAATAAGTAAGAAGTCAGGAGCAATCTCATTCTTTATTTTTTCCTGTAAATCTAGAAAAAAAACAGTCCCTTCACTATTTGAACTATAAAACATTTTATGCCAGTCAATGTAAGCTAATTTTCTCCAATAATCCCCATTTAATACAGCACCTGCTGGGATTACTACGATTTCACCTTGCGTCTTTTTAATCGGTTTTTTGCATACTGAAAAATCTTTAATACTTTCGAAAACAGTTCCATTCACTGAGAACTCATAAATATAATCAATTAAACCTTTATTTAATTCATTTCCTATTTCAGGGAACTTGTAATGGACCCCAGGAGCTTCTAAGTCAAAATCAAGTATACAAACTTTTTGTCCAAATCTAGATAAATAAGATGCGATGTTAGCAAGCGCAAGTGTTCTTCCTACACCACCTTTATATGAATAAAAAGTAATTGTTTCCATAATGTCACCTCTTTAAGCAGTTGATAAAAATCTGGATAATTGTTTATTAGCTTTTTCTATTTCATTTCTCTGCAGTATTTCTTTAAATTTCCCATTATACAACACGGAAGAGAATTTACTCATATTTGACTCTTCAGTTGTGGCCAATTCTTCTCCCTCTTTATCTTCTTCAATATTAATGACTAAGCTAACATCAGGTAACCATTTCTCTAAAATATTTTCCTTATGTAATCTTTCCGATGCAGAATTCTCACCATCTATAGTCATTGAAAGTTTCCAAACATAATCATCTTCAACTTTTAAAATTGAATCTCGAACGGATATTTTTCCGCTTCTAATTTCCTCGTATCTATCTAAGCTAATAGGAGTATATAACCAAATCAACTCTTCATCTGTTATTTCACACCAATAACATAAGTAAATTTGATCGGTACTACTTTTACAAGAAAACAGTTGGGGACCATCAAAGTATATATAAGTTTCTAATATCTTAAATTCTCCTATTGTATTTTTGTGAATGATTTCCATTTACTATATACCACCTATATCTATAATTTTAAAACTTTCGTGAATAGACCGAGCATCATTTATCCACCAACTAACATGAGATTTAGTTTGTAAGGCTTTTTTAGCTGGATTCTTGCTATCTTCAAGAATTGCGCCTGATTGTTTAGTTACTATCCCTTGAGCAATATAAAATTTACCTCCATTTTTTTTAACTGACGCCATGTTTGGCGCATATTTAATTGCATCTTGGATTTCAAGGAAAACAGATACAGCTGATACTTCGCATTTGTCTCTAAACTTTATCTTTGGATACAAAATAGAATGTGGATGAAAATCATTAAACTCTGGAGGATTATTTAAAACTACTCTAAAAACTTCAACTTCCCTGCTCTCCGATGATTGAGGGGGGCAATTATCTGGAAGCCTGACAATTATATCTGGGGCAAAAAGACATTCAGTTATTCTCATTATACCCATACCTACCTTATTACTTAAGTATTTGTTTTCTACAATTTTACATTTTGTTTCGTCATATTAGATTATTAATTCTGTCATTACTTCTTTATTCGATAATCAGACCTAAATACCTATGACATCTTCAACATCTAATGCGACGAGAAACGACAAAACTTCTGATTGAGTGCTCAAGAGGTAACTGTTTTTTCATCTTCAATTTTATTATTTTTTGCTATTGACGATTCATTTTTCATATCATCCAAATCTTCTATTAAAAATTCTTTCTGAACCAATTCTTCCTTTGTAATTATTCGATTCCTTTTACAAAGCACAGGTATGTAATTATCCCCAATAAGATAGCTATCCGATTTCACTGGATGAAGTAAGTACCATTTTTCTTTCTGTCCTTCCTTGTCCATCTCAATTGATACTACCTTTTCAGTGTTAAAAGCAAGCACACTGTTTAAAGGTTTTAGCAATACCACTATTAATGCTGAACAAATAAAGTAAATTATTGCTAATACCAGGAAATACTCAAGTGACATTGTTTCTGGCTTTGTTTGGTACATTCCCCCTATTATTGATCCAGTGGAGTATGGCACTATAGCAGTAGCCGCCGCACAATATATTCCTGTTGCTAACATAAAGAATCTCCGGTTTCTTAGACTGTCCAAACCTGTAATTTTTTTGCGCATGGCAGCCATCCCAAATATTAGGTAGAAAAAAAATATTACATAAATTAATGCGACTAATGCAATCCATGGATTATACCAGTGGGTATTATTTGCAAAGTAATCCCCAATAAGGACCATAAAAATAGTAACGACAATCATACTGAAAATGAAATGCACTATTTGATGGAGGAGTCTTTGTTCTTTTGTATAAAACTTTTTCTCAAAATCTTGAGCTGTTACAAACGTTACTGGTAAAAATGTTAGTAACTTAAATACTATCGCAGATATTCCTACTACTATAGTAGGCACTTGTAAAGTTGATAAAAGCTTCGTTAATAATTCTTCCATTAACTCATCCCTCTAACCTTTGTATTTGTTGTATCAAATTATCATTGTATTCGCGAGCGTCCTCAACATAGTGAACTCTTCTATGACAGTTAGAACAAATAGCTGCTACAGGCTGATCCGCCGTCTATCATTCTCAGCAGCTTTTCTACCTATCCACGCTTATTCGTTTTGATAAACCCTTTGTCGCGCTCTTATAGTTCGCTTGTTTTTCGCGTCTTGTTCAATCTCCCAAATGATTTGTTGAATTACTGGTGAAGGAAAGAAGTGTTTACTTCTACTTTTAGGATCTAAGTATCTTCTTAGATGTCTTTTTAAAAATTTGTGAATCTCTTCAAGACTGATGCAAATAAAACCAGGCATATCTCGTCCATCATCCGTAATTAACACTTTTCCAACTTGATGATAATTACCGGTTACTACTGGATTTATAGATAATTCAGGTACTAGCTCATTAACCCTAGAATGTGAAGAGAATCCCATTCTCTCTAACCCATACTTTAGCCTGTCTATTCTTGTTAAGCAAATGTCATTGGGTGTTATCCTACCTGCTTTTACTTCGCATAGAATACCTATATTCTTATTGTCATCAAAATTTCTAAAGAGTAGCTCATGCTTGTCTGCTTCTCTCCCGCCGACGTTTTCATAAGTATATTTTTGGCGAATAGCCAGGATATCAATGTCTGCACTTTGCGTGGAATCAAGTCCATCATTATGCAATACAAAATTGTCCAACAGAAAAAAGCCATTCAATCTGAAGTACCAATAAACCATTTCTTCAGCGAAATTCCTCATGCACTTCTCCTAACTTTTAATATGGATTCTAAAATTTAGAGTTCAATTGTTATATTTTCCTTATTTATTAATACTTTATTATTCCTTTGCTTATTCAGTTGATTAACAATCTTATAGTGTTTAGAGGATTTTAAAGCAGATTTGATTTCAAATGTAATTACAATATGATTAGTTCCTTCACTCAAATACTCTGTTATATCTAATTTATTGTTATATTCATATTTGCTTTTAGCATATAAAAACTTTCTTTTACTCTCTTCTATATTTACTAAGTTCGTTTCATTCTCTTTTCCCTCACTAATCTCTAGGAATGTAGTTGCGAAATCATCTTTGCTTATAGTTTTCTCGATAACAACTTTGTTATTTTTGTCTATTACAAAAAAATTGATTGTATTGGGCATTTTATTTTCAAAATACATACTAACTTCAGTAGCTGAGAATTTAATTACTGATTTCCCTTTTACAGAAATATCGTATGTCCCCAATCCAATTATGATAAAACTTAATGCCAGACCAATCCAAGGGAAGATTATGTTTATGAATAGATTCTGATTTGGTAAAAAGCGATTAAAGAATGTTTGGTAAATACTTAACCAATACTTATGGGTTAGGTAAGATGTAAGTATCAGTGCGCCTATTAACACCATACATAATATTACACTGTCTTGATAAATTAGTATTAATACCGTCGCTGTTAAAGTAAGAAGGAAGTGAGTGACGAGCATTCCCACAATGCTTCTAAAGTTTTTGTCAGCTTTTTCTTCATACTCAAGCCGAATCCCTACTTTTTCAAAATTACCAAAGTTAGTGAATTCTGATACACAATAAGAAAAAGCGTGCCATAATAAGAAAGAAATTGAAGACAGTATTAAAGGAAAAAGAATATGTTCTCCTCCTAAAATAAATCCTCTTGTATCATTTATGTAAAGAGATTGATATGACTTACTCAAATAGTCCAATAAGAGTTTGAATAAATAAAAGGTTACACCGATTGAACTAATTACAAGAAGGAGTCTACTATTCCTATCTCCAAATGTGAGTTGTTTCTTATTTTCGATCATTACACTCTCCTTAAAGAATTTTCCTTGCTGCTTACATAATCAGCAATAGAACTATTAACCGTATAAGAATCTAAGCCATAGTGTGCCCTTCTATGACAATTCGGACAAATGGCAGCGACCCACTCCGTATGATCTGGGCCTCCATCGGATAATCTTCGCGTATGGTGTACTTCCAAGAATGGCTCTCCTTTGGCCGTTTTAAAAGGAGCTTCATTACCGCACACTTCACATATCCCGTTTGCTCTTTTCAGAGCATACAGCTTTACAGCCCTACTTCTCTCTCGATATTGAACTATACGTTCTTTTGGCGTAACTTCTTGACCATGATTTGTGCTCACTAATGCCTTATTCTTAAGTTCCTCTAATGACAAATTACTTAATTCACTTGCGCTAGCTGTCTCACTACTATTAACTACCTCAATTGGCATTAGCTCAAACACAATTACTTTCCAATCTTGCCCCTTGTTGTCTTTATCCTTGAGTTTGTACCCTATACAAATCATTTGACTATGTACCTTACAATGCAAACTCCTTGCTAAATAAGGCTGAATGTATACAATTCGGCAAATAGTCCTAATTACCTACAACATTTCATCGTGTATATCCGACATAAAACGACAAAACCTCCTGATCAGTGATCAAGAGGCATATTAGTAATCTTGTAAAAAGAACGTTGTTAAAACTAACCATCCCGCTAGCTTTGATGTTGTTTTTGATATTCGTACTAATTAGAGTAATACTTTATCTATCACTGCGCACTATCTTCCCAAATATAGTTGGTCTATTGGTTTCAAACTGATGAATAAGTTCTTCTCCAAAAATACTAATTGATTGTTCCCAGGGATGCCCTAAATATCCCCACTTATATTCTTTATTCAAAAAGAAGTAATAATCACCATCTGGGTAAAACCCTATTCTTGCATGGCCATTCTCTAGATGCGGATTGTAGAG is from Brevibacillus brevis and encodes:
- a CDS encoding KGGVGR-motif variant AAA ATPase translates to METITFYSYKGGVGRTLALANIASYLSRFGQKVCILDFDLEAPGVHYKFPEIGNELNKGLIDYIYEFSVNGTVFESIKDFSVCKKPIKKTQGEIVVIPAGAVLNGDYWRKLAYIDWHKMFYSSNSEGTVFFLDLQEKIKNEIAPDFLLIDSRTGVTEISSLCTSLLADKVVFLSANNLENLDGAKQIIKGISKAERFTWQEPVQVLFTLTRIPLTNELKEKELIKNVCNYLNDNETVVREEDIGILHSEREIELAETLLLTEHVMDQEIPLLKDYLRLFSKTISENIIEEKLGSILDQITSGERLLEEPELIQKELEEIIEVFPHRLSLEKLIDFYVLRNESREKILLAFHKLYDYFGIQNDRMLLRYKSIFMKMDNRNWTKPRFNLKIIEHYLTKRTQDYLDVKLRLANTYHMYQENDKALELYHQLFNELTNRKEIVVKMVDIYMEKGEFSIAYNLIKDCEHLFDLNSELTRKKLYILLNLDKSEEVLELFGNNNIGQMVLDEDPELFLRICKKFNYTLNSDLLLKISENALSNYNFSLFEVLKETYSQNGKIDEFRKIVDNHRNGHETYFKF
- a CDS encoding DUF6575 domain-containing protein, coding for MEIIHKNTIGEFKILETYIYFDGPQLFSCKSSTDQIYLCYWCEITDEELIWLYTPISLDRYEEIRSGKISVRDSILKVEDDYVWKLSMTIDGENSASERLHKENILEKWLPDVSLVINIEEDKEGEELATTEESNMSKFSSVLYNGKFKEILQRNEIEKANKQLSRFLSTA
- a CDS encoding HNH endonuclease; protein product: MHCKVHSQMICIGYKLKDKDNKGQDWKVIVFELMPIEVVNSSETASASELSNLSLEELKNKALVSTNHGQEVTPKERIVQYRERSRAVKLYALKRANGICEVCGNEAPFKTAKGEPFLEVHHTRRLSDGGPDHTEWVAAICPNCHRRAHYGLDSYTVNSSIADYVSSKENSLRRV